A region from the Bombyx mori chromosome 15, ASM3026992v2 genome encodes:
- the LOC778478 gene encoding SCP-related protein isoform X1, whose protein sequence is MKLPCIIPGCSRISRLFTSKSNDFENEALEVHNEYRREHGVSPLVINKEISKISQKWAEELAKRDSLAYSLNQRYGESVYCGWSPDPNTKIKARDCVDKWYSEINEFSFGKEPEVLNCGHFTQIIWRSTSELGIGSAKSKTGKLYVVANYYPPGNYSGLFVKNVLPPGAMQFSSSYNSSPRESNNNLAPPSPNRISPRGSFTSSAPSSPSQRSSKNITDLASDFVSKFRSTSISTEKFEEDFLAAHNDHRQNHGVKPLVLNKKLCKYAEEWAKALAKKGQTEHRDQNEYGENIFYAWSTDPAFTVSGRDPVDKWYSEINNHKFGREPTNLDSGHFSQVIWEETREIGVGVAKSKEGQVYVVAYYSPPGNVIGSFTKNVKPPIN, encoded by the coding sequence AGTAGACTATTCACCTCTAAATCGAACGACTTCGAAAACGAAGCATTGGAAGTCCATAATGAATACAGACGAGAGCATGGCGTTTCGCCTCTGGTGATCAATAAAGAAATCAGTAAAATTAGTCAGAAATGGGCTGAGGAACTTGCTAAAAGAGACAGTCTCGCCTACAGTCTGAACCAAAGGTATGGTGAAAGTGTCTACTGCGGATGGTCACCTGACCCAAATACAAAGATCAAAGCTAGAGACTGCGTAGATAAATGGTACAGCGAAATCAATGAGTTTTCCTTTGGCAAGGAGCCTGAAGTGTTGAACTGTGGTCATTTCACACAAATAATCTGGAGATCTACGAGTGAATTGGGGATAGGAAGTGCGAAGAGCAAGACTGGAAAGCTTTATGTCGTCGCAAACTACTATCCACCAGGAAATTACAGCGGGCTATTCGTTAAAAATGTCCTACCCCCTGGGGCTATGCAGTTCAGCTCTAGCTACAATAGTTCTCCTAGAGAATCGAACAACAATTTGGCTCCTCCTTCACCAAACAGAATATCTCCTAGAGGATCCTTCACTAGTTCTGCCCCTTCGTCTCCAAGTCAAAGAAGTAGCAAGAACATAACTGATCTAGCATCAGATTTTGTGAGCAAATTCAGATCAACTTCAATTTCCACAGAGAAATTCGAAGAAGATTTCTTAGCCGCTCACAACGACCACAGACAAAACCATGGCGTCAAACCTCTTGTACTAAACAAGAAGTTGTGTAAATACGCCGAAGAATGGGCGAAAGCGTTGGCCAAAAAAGGCCAGACTGAACACAGAGATCAAAACGAATATggcgaaaatatattttacgctTGGTCCACGGATCCAGCATTCACCGTTTCTGGGCGTGATCCTGTCGATAAATGGTACAGCGAGattaataatcataaatttgGTCGAGAACCCACGAATTTAGATTCTGGACATTTCTCTCAAGTTATATGGGAGGAAACTAGAGAAATCGGCGTGGGCGTTGCTAAATCGAAGGAAGGACAGGTTTATGTTGTAGCATACTATTCTCCTCCTGGTAACGTTATTGGTAGTTTCACAAAAAATGTCAAACCACCTATTAATTAG
- the LOC778478 gene encoding SCP-related protein isoform X2 has product MFSRLFTSKSNDFENEALEVHNEYRREHGVSPLVINKEISKISQKWAEELAKRDSLAYSLNQRYGESVYCGWSPDPNTKIKARDCVDKWYSEINEFSFGKEPEVLNCGHFTQIIWRSTSELGIGSAKSKTGKLYVVANYYPPGNYSGLFVKNVLPPGAMQFSSSYNSSPRESNNNLAPPSPNRISPRGSFTSSAPSSPSQRSSKNITDLASDFVSKFRSTSISTEKFEEDFLAAHNDHRQNHGVKPLVLNKKLCKYAEEWAKALAKKGQTEHRDQNEYGENIFYAWSTDPAFTVSGRDPVDKWYSEINNHKFGREPTNLDSGHFSQVIWEETREIGVGVAKSKEGQVYVVAYYSPPGNVIGSFTKNVKPPIN; this is encoded by the coding sequence AGTAGACTATTCACCTCTAAATCGAACGACTTCGAAAACGAAGCATTGGAAGTCCATAATGAATACAGACGAGAGCATGGCGTTTCGCCTCTGGTGATCAATAAAGAAATCAGTAAAATTAGTCAGAAATGGGCTGAGGAACTTGCTAAAAGAGACAGTCTCGCCTACAGTCTGAACCAAAGGTATGGTGAAAGTGTCTACTGCGGATGGTCACCTGACCCAAATACAAAGATCAAAGCTAGAGACTGCGTAGATAAATGGTACAGCGAAATCAATGAGTTTTCCTTTGGCAAGGAGCCTGAAGTGTTGAACTGTGGTCATTTCACACAAATAATCTGGAGATCTACGAGTGAATTGGGGATAGGAAGTGCGAAGAGCAAGACTGGAAAGCTTTATGTCGTCGCAAACTACTATCCACCAGGAAATTACAGCGGGCTATTCGTTAAAAATGTCCTACCCCCTGGGGCTATGCAGTTCAGCTCTAGCTACAATAGTTCTCCTAGAGAATCGAACAACAATTTGGCTCCTCCTTCACCAAACAGAATATCTCCTAGAGGATCCTTCACTAGTTCTGCCCCTTCGTCTCCAAGTCAAAGAAGTAGCAAGAACATAACTGATCTAGCATCAGATTTTGTGAGCAAATTCAGATCAACTTCAATTTCCACAGAGAAATTCGAAGAAGATTTCTTAGCCGCTCACAACGACCACAGACAAAACCATGGCGTCAAACCTCTTGTACTAAACAAGAAGTTGTGTAAATACGCCGAAGAATGGGCGAAAGCGTTGGCCAAAAAAGGCCAGACTGAACACAGAGATCAAAACGAATATggcgaaaatatattttacgctTGGTCCACGGATCCAGCATTCACCGTTTCTGGGCGTGATCCTGTCGATAAATGGTACAGCGAGattaataatcataaatttgGTCGAGAACCCACGAATTTAGATTCTGGACATTTCTCTCAAGTTATATGGGAGGAAACTAGAGAAATCGGCGTGGGCGTTGCTAAATCGAAGGAAGGACAGGTTTATGTTGTAGCATACTATTCTCCTCCTGGTAACGTTATTGGTAGTTTCACAAAAAATGTCAAACCACCTATTAATTAG
- the LOC778478 gene encoding SCP-related protein, with product MSRLFTSKSNDFENEALEVHNEYRREHGVSPLVINKEISKISQKWAEELAKRDSLAYSLNQRYGESVYCGWSPDPNTKIKARDCVDKWYSEINEFSFGKEPEVLNCGHFTQIIWRSTSELGIGSAKSKTGKLYVVANYYPPGNYSGLFVKNVLPPGAMQFSSSYNSSPRESNNNLAPPSPNRISPRGSFTSSAPSSPSQRSSKNITDLASDFVSKFRSTSISTEKFEEDFLAAHNDHRQNHGVKPLVLNKKLCKYAEEWAKALAKKGQTEHRDQNEYGENIFYAWSTDPAFTVSGRDPVDKWYSEINNHKFGREPTNLDSGHFSQVIWEETREIGVGVAKSKEGQVYVVAYYSPPGNVIGSFTKNVKPPIN from the coding sequence AGTAGACTATTCACCTCTAAATCGAACGACTTCGAAAACGAAGCATTGGAAGTCCATAATGAATACAGACGAGAGCATGGCGTTTCGCCTCTGGTGATCAATAAAGAAATCAGTAAAATTAGTCAGAAATGGGCTGAGGAACTTGCTAAAAGAGACAGTCTCGCCTACAGTCTGAACCAAAGGTATGGTGAAAGTGTCTACTGCGGATGGTCACCTGACCCAAATACAAAGATCAAAGCTAGAGACTGCGTAGATAAATGGTACAGCGAAATCAATGAGTTTTCCTTTGGCAAGGAGCCTGAAGTGTTGAACTGTGGTCATTTCACACAAATAATCTGGAGATCTACGAGTGAATTGGGGATAGGAAGTGCGAAGAGCAAGACTGGAAAGCTTTATGTCGTCGCAAACTACTATCCACCAGGAAATTACAGCGGGCTATTCGTTAAAAATGTCCTACCCCCTGGGGCTATGCAGTTCAGCTCTAGCTACAATAGTTCTCCTAGAGAATCGAACAACAATTTGGCTCCTCCTTCACCAAACAGAATATCTCCTAGAGGATCCTTCACTAGTTCTGCCCCTTCGTCTCCAAGTCAAAGAAGTAGCAAGAACATAACTGATCTAGCATCAGATTTTGTGAGCAAATTCAGATCAACTTCAATTTCCACAGAGAAATTCGAAGAAGATTTCTTAGCCGCTCACAACGACCACAGACAAAACCATGGCGTCAAACCTCTTGTACTAAACAAGAAGTTGTGTAAATACGCCGAAGAATGGGCGAAAGCGTTGGCCAAAAAAGGCCAGACTGAACACAGAGATCAAAACGAATATggcgaaaatatattttacgctTGGTCCACGGATCCAGCATTCACCGTTTCTGGGCGTGATCCTGTCGATAAATGGTACAGCGAGattaataatcataaatttgGTCGAGAACCCACGAATTTAGATTCTGGACATTTCTCTCAAGTTATATGGGAGGAAACTAGAGAAATCGGCGTGGGCGTTGCTAAATCGAAGGAAGGACAGGTTTATGTTGTAGCATACTATTCTCCTCCTGGTAACGTTATTGGTAGTTTCACAAAAAATGTCAAACCACCTATTAATTAG